In a single window of the Micrococcaceae bacterium Sec5.7 genome:
- a CDS encoding ATP-binding protein: protein MSRLDTETKRKLREMNAGELLEAIDTQDETLSISLPFEDRLRLVVDDAYASFTHAKVTGLIRRAGLRYPNADLRRIDLLDERGLDRPLLSQLGTCSFVARQQNVVFQGFTGSGKSYLGCAMAKRACEHRIRAHYVRMPDLEEAWVAAQDTPGGSGKFLRKYAAFTLLVIDEWLLDRPTESMRTMLLELMERRYGETSTVFCTQYSQKDWHQRLGSGVHADAIMDRIIHNTIWVETGNYNMREHTALATA from the coding sequence ATGAGCCGCCTGGACACGGAAACCAAACGCAAGCTGCGGGAGATGAACGCGGGCGAGCTGCTGGAGGCCATAGATACCCAAGACGAGACGCTGAGCATCAGCCTGCCGTTCGAAGATCGTCTCCGGCTGGTCGTCGATGACGCCTACGCGTCGTTCACCCATGCCAAAGTCACCGGCCTGATCCGGCGGGCGGGGCTGCGCTACCCGAACGCTGACCTGCGCCGCATCGACCTCCTCGACGAGCGAGGTCTTGACCGGCCGCTGCTGAGCCAGCTCGGCACCTGCTCGTTCGTGGCCCGGCAGCAGAACGTTGTCTTCCAAGGGTTCACCGGGTCGGGGAAGTCCTACCTGGGGTGCGCGATGGCTAAACGCGCATGCGAACACCGCATCCGCGCGCATTACGTCCGCATGCCCGACCTCGAGGAAGCCTGGGTCGCCGCCCAAGACACCCCTGGCGGATCCGGCAAGTTCCTGCGCAAATATGCGGCATTCACCCTGCTGGTCATCGATGAGTGGCTGCTGGATCGGCCCACGGAATCGATGCGCACCATGCTGCTGGAACTGATGGAACGCCGCTACGGGGAGACGTCAACAGTGTTCTGCACCCAGTACTCGCAGAAGGACTGGCACCAGCGGCTCGGCTCCGGCGTTCACGCCGACGCGATCATGGACCGGATCATCCACAACACGATCTGGGTCGAGACAGGCAATTACAACATGCGCGAGCACACAGCACTCGCAACCGCCTAG
- a CDS encoding DUF2510 domain-containing protein codes for MTDTPRSPLAAPGWYPDPSGSAQLRWWDGRRWTEHLSGAPFQNRPTARPEISAQTPVYNPLIWVITVLPLIAVALIITWNPVFRIVYVGARRTPTVDPGSVFTPSYFLLIGSGWLIYGVSVLLAYLDWQKLGRAGVIRPFHWAWAFLGATIYIIGRSVIVHKVAVGRGLIPVWVLIEYLKL; via the coding sequence ATGACGGATACGCCCCGCAGCCCTTTGGCTGCTCCCGGCTGGTATCCGGATCCCTCCGGGTCCGCCCAGCTTCGATGGTGGGACGGCCGGAGGTGGACTGAACACTTAAGCGGCGCGCCCTTTCAGAACAGGCCTACTGCCCGCCCCGAGATCAGTGCGCAGACCCCCGTCTACAACCCGCTGATCTGGGTAATCACCGTTCTGCCCCTCATCGCAGTTGCGCTCATCATCACCTGGAACCCGGTATTTCGCATCGTCTACGTGGGGGCCCGGCGCACACCCACCGTCGACCCTGGCTCCGTGTTCACCCCGTCGTACTTCCTGCTGATCGGAAGCGGCTGGCTCATCTACGGGGTGTCCGTGTTGCTGGCATATCTCGACTGGCAAAAGCTTGGCCGGGCCGGTGTGATTCGTCCCTTCCACTGGGCCTGGGCGTTCCTGGGCGCCACGATCTACATCATCGGCCGCTCCGTCATCGTTCACAAGGTCGCTGTCGGCCGCGGTCTCATTCCGGTCTGGGTACTCATTGAGTATTTGAAGCTTTGA